GGCGAGTCCGCCCTCCTCGGCCTCCTTCGAGAGTGCCGCACCCGGGGTGTCGATGACCGAGACCAGCGGCAGCGCGAGCTCGCTCGCCAACCGGATGCCGCGTCGCGCCTGCCGGAGTGCGCCGGGACCGAGCGCCTGCTGCTCGGTCTGCCGCCGGCGGTCCTGGCCGAGCAGGACGCAGGGAGCGCCACCGAACCTGGCCAGCGCGAGCAGCAGCCCGGGCTCGGACTCCCCCTCGCCGGTGCCGCTCAGCGGCAGGACGTCGTCCGCGGCGTGACGCAGCAGTTCCCGTACGCCGGGACGGTCGGGACGCCTCGAGCGGGTCACCGACTCCCAGGCCGGGGCCGGCTCCGTCGTGGACGCGACACGTGGCCGCGGCCCGACCTCCGCCGGGGGCGGGGGCAGGCCGTCGTCCACCGCGCACATGACGGTGAGCGCGCGATCGGCGATCGACGCGAGCTCTCCCGGCGCGAGCACCGCGTCGACGAGCCCGTGCGCGTGCAGATGCTCGGCGCGCTGGACGTGGCTCGGGAACGGCTCGCCGTGCAGCGCCTCGTACACCCGTGGCCCGAGGAAGCCGATCAGTGCGCCGGGCTCCGCGACCGTCACGTGCCCGAGCGAGCCCCACGACGCGAACACGCCACCCGTCGTCGGGTGGCGCAGGTACACCAGGTACGGCAGGCGGGCCCTGCGGTGCTCCGCGATCGCGCCACTGATCCGCACCATCTGCACGAACGCGAGAGCGCCCTCCTGCATCCTCGTGCCGCCGGACGCCGTCGCCGCGAGCAACGGCATCCGCCGCGCCGTCGCCCGGCCGATCGCGGCAACGAGCCGGTCCGCGGCCACCACACCGATCGACCCGGCGAGGAACGAGAACTCCGACGCGATCACTGCGACCCGCCGGCCGCGCAGCAGACCCTCACCGGTGACGACGGCCTCGTCGAGCCCGGTCAGCCGTCGCGCCTCCGCCAGCTCGGCCGCGTACTCACCCGTGACCAGCGGCGCGGCGTGCTCCGAGTCGTCCCACCGCCGGAACGTCCCGTCGTCGAGGACCGACCGCAGCAACTCCTCCGCGCTGAGCCTGCTCACCGGCGGCCCTCATCGTCCACGAGCGGCCCGCAGGTGCGCGTGAATCAGTTCGGGACTCATCGGCACCCGGTGCAGCGGCGCGATGTCGAGCGGCGCGAGCGCGTCCTGCACGGCCGAGGCGAACACCGCTCCCACCGGGATCGTGCCCGCCTCGCCCACGCCCTTGGCGCCGATCGGGTTGAGCGGCGACGGCGTCTCGATGTGGTGCATCTCCAGGTGCGGCACCTCGGTCGCGTACGGCATCAGGAAGTCCATGAAGCTCGCGTTGCGCAGGTTTCCCAGCTCGTCG
Above is a window of Streptosporangiales bacterium DNA encoding:
- a CDS encoding acetyl-CoA carboxyl transferase, which produces MSRLSAEELLRSVLDDGTFRRWDDSEHAAPLVTGEYAAELAEARRLTGLDEAVVTGEGLLRGRRVAVIASEFSFLAGSIGVVAADRLVAAIGRATARRMPLLAATASGGTRMQEGALAFVQMVRISGAIAEHRRARLPYLVYLRHPTTGGVFASWGSLGHVTVAEPGALIGFLGPRVYEALHGEPFPSHVQRAEHLHAHGLVDAVLAPGELASIADRALTVMCAVDDGLPPPPAEVGPRPRVASTTEPAPAWESVTRSRRPDRPGVRELLRHAADDVLPLSGTGEGESEPGLLLALARFGGAPCVLLGQDRRRQTEQQALGPGALRQARRGIRLASELALPLVSVIDTPGAALSKEAEEGGLAAQIAWCLADLVTLDVPTVAVLLGEGSGGGALALLPADRVVAAEHAWLSPLPPEGASVIVHRDTAHAGEIAGRQGIRSADLLADGIVDMVVAERPDAADEPEPFCRRMGGAVGTELLRLLHAPSADRSARLARYRRDTITFTW
- a CDS encoding molybdopterin-dependent oxidoreductase codes for the protein MIRRSRVRAPPAPHTLTCGTCSRWCHRHPFGPFRVAIQGAAARVHDCGNMINPMVVEGQIAGGVAQGVGGAFYEHLDYDELGNLRNASFMDFLMPYATEVPHLEMHHIETPSPLNPIGAKGVGEAGTIPVGAVFASAVQDALAPLDIAPLHRVPMSPELIHAHLRAARGR